In a genomic window of Acidobacteriota bacterium:
- a CDS encoding outer membrane lipoprotein-sorting protein → MMFAAPNGRHRLARGHAPALIAAILLTGPIAAADGPTAQRLLEDADRARGGLAAGITWNVTLTTTEDGRTSARTFLVKARGNDALAEALSPPRYKGEIMLFNDRTIWFHKPGLRKPVSISARQRLSGDAANGDIASTNYARDYEGTIVGEEDVDGEPTYRLELKARARNVTYDRIRYWISKARHLGVKAEFLTVGGDVFKTATFLYGNRLKADGREFDFVSRMTIRDATGAGTTTVLEFGAPKSETHAASLFNINNVVR, encoded by the coding sequence ATGATGTTCGCCGCCCCGAACGGTCGGCACCGTCTCGCGAGGGGACACGCGCCGGCGCTCATCGCCGCCATCCTCCTGACGGGCCCGATCGCCGCAGCCGACGGGCCGACGGCCCAGCGCCTCCTCGAGGACGCCGACCGAGCGCGGGGAGGGCTCGCCGCCGGCATCACGTGGAACGTCACGCTCACGACGACCGAGGACGGCAGGACGTCGGCGCGCACGTTCCTCGTCAAGGCGCGCGGCAACGACGCGCTCGCCGAAGCGCTGTCGCCGCCGCGCTACAAGGGCGAGATCATGCTGTTCAACGACCGCACGATCTGGTTCCACAAACCGGGCCTGCGCAAGCCGGTCTCCATTTCGGCCAGACAGCGCCTCTCTGGCGACGCCGCCAACGGCGACATCGCGAGCACCAACTACGCGCGCGACTACGAGGGCACCATCGTCGGCGAGGAGGACGTCGACGGGGAGCCAACCTATCGGCTGGAGCTGAAGGCCCGGGCGCGCAACGTGACCTACGATCGCATACGGTACTGGATCTCGAAGGCACGTCACCTCGGGGTGAAGGCCGAGTTCCTCACCGTCGGCGGCGACGTCTTCAAGACGGCGACGTTCCTGTACGGCAACCGCCTGAAGGCCGATGGGCGAGAGTTCGACTTCGTGAGCCGCATGACGATTCGCGACGCGACGGGTGCCGGCACGACGACGGTCCTCGAGTTCGGTGCCCCGAAATCGGAGACGCACGCGGCGTCGCTCTTCAACATCAACAACGTGGTGCGTTGA